A portion of the Sus scrofa isolate TJ Tabasco breed Duroc chromosome 5, Sscrofa11.1, whole genome shotgun sequence genome contains these proteins:
- the LOC100518305 gene encoding LOW QUALITY PROTEIN: apolipoprotein L6 (The sequence of the model RefSeq protein was modified relative to this genomic sequence to represent the inferred CDS: inserted 2 bases in 1 codon), translated as MSRIGWRLCTSSLSLCSPEAHSPCRARGPLSGEDRRPSGPEAAARASRKAENPFTRGDSTHFPTKKMRTDLEPRSLLINQAGKARTAGIGLQRDKDNIPLHEDMKQPESDLSVEERIFLEEFPIMKEGLEEDLRRLCALAAHIDTTHKIVTKTSAVANAFAVLSGAVSILGSALAPATAGGSLVLSVTGRVLGTRGEATSILAKILECFYNQEAQAQVGSLMPTCGQELWQAGPISVTAAKKVVQNCGRTIEMGICAFQMASAHPRLATIAKRLLTTGQVSAQRSRQVQRALEGVAQLMKANAPLLRMAMAGFYLSADLLSLLKDXEQLKEGAKTELAEELRVQARALERKLKELTQCFESLQQKLSQEEKPLSSALEGTTGTVSRPRPGVGKQDPSNGWRRSWVCP; from the exons ATGAGCAGAATCGGCTGGAGACTTTGCACTTCGAGTCTGTCCCTCTGCAGCCCCGAGGCTCACAGTCCCTGCCGGGCCAGAGGCCCCCTGTCAGGGGAGGACAGGAGGCCCTCGGGACCGGAAGCCGCAGCGAGAGCTTCACGGAAAGCAG AAAACCCTTTCACGCGTGGTGACAGCACTcattttcccacaaagaaaatgaGGACGGATTTGGAGCCACGGAGTCTGCTGATCAACCAGGCAGGGAAAGCACGCACGGCTGGGATCGGTTTGCAAAG GGACAAGGATAACATCCCTCTGCACGAAGATATGAAGCAACCCGAAAGTGATCTGTCAGttgaagaaagaatatttttggaagagtttcccATCATGAAAGAGGGGCTAGAAGAGGACCTCCGAAGGCTCTGTGCCCTTGCAGCTCACATTGACACAACCCACAAAATAGTCACCAAGACCAGCGCGGTGGCCAACGCCTTCGCTGTGCTCTCAGGAGCCGTGAGCATCCTGGGCTCGGCTCTCGCTCCAGCAACAGCAGGAGGAAGCCTGGTGCTCTCGGTGACTGGCAGAGTTTTGGGGACCAGAGGGGAAGCCACCAGCATCTTGGCCAAAATTTTGGAATGCTTTTACAATCAAGAAGCCCAAGCTCAAGTTGGTAGCTTAATGCCCACCTGTGGCCAAGAGCTCTGGCAAGCTGGACCAATCTCTGTCACGGCTGCCAAAAAAGTGGTCCAGAATTGTGGCCGCACCATCGAGATGGGCATCTGTGCCTTTCAGATGGCCAGCGCTCACCCACGCCTGGCCACCATTGCCAAGCGTCTCCTGACCACGGGGCAAGTCTCAGCCCAGAGGAGCAGGCAGGTACAAAGGGCCTTGGAGGGAGTCGCGCAGCTGATGAAAGCAAACGCTCCCTTGCTGAGGATGGCGATGGCTGGCTTTTATCTCAGCGCAGACTTGCTCTCCCTCCTGAAGGA GGAGCAGCTGAAGGAAGGGGCAAAAACAGAGCTGGCAGAAGAGCTAAGGGTCCAGGCTCGGGCGCTGGAAAGGAAGCTGAAAGAACTCACCCAGTGCTTCGAAAGCCTGCAGCAG aAACTCTCGCAGGAAGAAAAGCCTTTGAGCTCCGCTTTGGAGGGAACCACGGGGACTGTGTCTCGCCCCCGGCCAGGCGTGGGGAAGCAGGATCCCAG TAATGGCTGGAGAAGATCCTGGGTTTGCCCATAA